In Thalassotalea fonticola, a single genomic region encodes these proteins:
- a CDS encoding threonine/serine exporter family protein, whose amino-acid sequence MKPDSFTQKRHFIITLGKLLHKFGATAYRLENHLINVSRFLEVQASFVITPTSLTFVLFNVEDQQEHNFIVRVRPGDIDLGALSRTNELVDELSSGQRTLAEAIERLNEIPNKPSPYSQFLTFLGFGASSGAFAMLMHTSWNDVFWSTLLGFFVFLLVIWAEKSKSVANMLEPLSSIVAAVGASAITLIDPAINAPLVILSSIIVFIPGLSLTTGLSELAERNLISGTAKIMDALMTMFKLYFGAILGLTLGSLLWGSVEKVDVELVPQWTQWLAVLILSMSLVIIFKARPRHAFWGILCGFIAFGSSFWAANYVGVALSAFVGSFTVGAYSNLFARFLKAPATVVMLQGLVVLVPGSKVYIGLNSMVTGSQIVQTEQIGSQTFLIFMSLVAGLIFANVAVRPRSSL is encoded by the coding sequence GAAAACTGTTACACAAGTTTGGCGCAACGGCTTATCGTTTAGAAAATCATTTAATAAATGTTTCTCGATTTCTTGAAGTACAGGCATCATTTGTTATCACTCCTACCTCATTAACATTTGTACTATTTAATGTTGAGGACCAGCAAGAACATAATTTTATTGTGCGAGTGCGCCCCGGTGATATTGATTTAGGCGCTTTATCAAGAACAAACGAACTAGTGGATGAGCTAAGTTCAGGCCAGCGAACATTAGCTGAAGCGATTGAACGCTTAAATGAAATACCAAACAAACCTTCCCCCTATTCACAGTTTCTTACCTTTTTAGGGTTTGGCGCCTCTTCAGGTGCCTTTGCTATGCTAATGCATACCTCTTGGAATGATGTATTTTGGTCAACATTACTTGGCTTCTTTGTTTTTCTATTGGTTATTTGGGCTGAAAAATCGAAAAGCGTAGCCAATATGCTTGAGCCATTATCGAGTATTGTTGCAGCCGTTGGTGCCAGTGCTATTACATTAATTGACCCAGCCATTAATGCGCCTTTGGTAATTTTATCGAGTATTATCGTGTTTATCCCTGGCCTGTCTTTAACGACAGGTTTAAGTGAACTTGCTGAGAGAAATTTAATTTCCGGCACCGCTAAGATAATGGATGCATTGATGACCATGTTTAAGCTTTATTTCGGTGCCATATTAGGATTAACGTTAGGTAGTTTGTTATGGGGTAGTGTCGAAAAGGTTGATGTTGAACTTGTACCACAATGGACCCAATGGTTAGCAGTATTAATTCTTTCAATGTCTTTGGTTATTATTTTCAAAGCTAGGCCTCGTCATGCATTTTGGGGGATTTTATGTGGCTTTATTGCTTTTGGTTCAAGTTTTTGGGCAGCTAACTACGTTGGCGTGGCATTAAGCGCCTTTGTCGGCTCTTTTACTGTTGGCGCATATTCAAACCTATTCGCCCGCTTTTTAAAAGCTCCTGCCACTGTCGTTATGCTGCAAGGTTTAGTTGTTTTAGTACCTGGTTCAAAAGTATATATCGGACTAAACTCTATGGTAACCGGCAGTCAAATTGTACAGACCGAACAAATTGGCTCACAAACGTTTTTAATTTTTATGTCTCTCGTCGCCGGACTCATTTTTGCAAATGTCGCCGTGCGGCCACGCAGTTCATTATAA